Proteins found in one Amblyraja radiata isolate CabotCenter1 chromosome 15, sAmbRad1.1.pri, whole genome shotgun sequence genomic segment:
- the LOC116981566 gene encoding zinc finger protein 239-like — protein sequence MAHQPGDTEKSPFSCSKCGKRFTRSSTLTRHQRIHTGERPYCCDECGQRFTRSSNLQTHQWIHSGERPFTCSECGKGFTRSFELILHQRVHTGEKPFCCSECGQRFARSSSMRRHQRGHTGERPFACTECGQRFIRSSCLRIHRRIHTGEKLFTCMQCGKGFTQLSTLQSHERVHAEERSFICSECGKAFPRPSELCSHRRAHAGDRPFTCSDCGKGFTRSSKLLSHQRIHAGERPFSCRECGKRFSQSSNLRTHQQHHTWEKPFT from the coding sequence ATGGCACACCAGCCAGGAGACACTGAGAAGAGCCCATTCTCCTGTTCCAAATGTGGGAAGAGGTTCACTCGATCGTCCACCCTGACGAGACACCAGCGGatccacaccggggagaggccgtacTGCTGCGATGAATGCGGGCAGCGATTCACCCGCTCCTCCAACCTGCAGACACACCAGTGGATTCACAGCGGGGAGAGGCCATTCACCTGCAGCGAGTGCGGGAAGGGGTTCACTCGTTCGTTCGAGCTGATCTTACACCAGCGGGTCCACACCGGGGAGAAGCCATTCTGCTGCTCCGAGTGCGGGCAGAGATTTGCCCGGTCGTCCAGCATGAGGAGACACCAACGGGGACACACCGGCGAGAGACCCTTTGCTTGCACGGAGTGCGGGCAGAGATTTATCCGGTCGTCCTGCCTCCGAATACACCGGCGGATTCACACCGGGGAGAAGCTGTTCACCTGCATGCAGTGCGGTAAGGGGTTCACCCAGTTGTCCACCCTGCAGTCACACGAGCGGGTCCACGCGGAGGAGAGGAGCTTCATCTGCTCCGAGTGCGGAAAGGCCTTCCCTCGGCCCTCCGAGCTGTGTTCCCACCGGCGGGCTCACgcgggggacaggcccttcacctgctccgattgCGGCAAAGGGTTCACTCGCTCCTCCAAGCTGCTCTCGCACCAGCGGATCCACGCGGGCGAGAGGCCGTTCTCCTGCAGAGAGTGCGGGAAAAGATTCAGCCAGTCGTCCAACCTGCGGACGCACCAGCAGCATCACACCTGGGAGAAACCGTTCACCTAA
- the LOC116981538 gene encoding zinc finger protein 229-like: MLHRQSHSGEKPFTCSECGKRFAYLSSLKLHQKMHSGERPFTCSECGERFITSSTLQMHQRIHTGERPFTCNECGKGFTRSSELLLHQGVHTGEKPFCCSECGQRFARSSSMRRHQQAHTGERPFACTECGQRFFRSSCLRIHRRIHTGEKPFTCTQCGKGFTQLSTLQSHQRVHPGERSFTCSECGKGFTRSSELLLHQRIHTGERPFTCSECGKRFSQSSNLQMHQRIHNRVKPFTCSECGKGFTRSSHLQSHQWIHTGVRPFTCSQCGKSFAHLSTLRTHQRTHNGERSFICSECGKGFTCSSSLRSHQRIHTGERPFICAACGRRFIQSSNLRTHQRVHTGEKPFTCTTCGKGFNRSSHLSQHQCTQTEGKD; this comes from the coding sequence ATGCTTCACCGGCAGAGTCACAGCGGGGAGAAGCCTTTCACTTGCTCTGAGTGTGGGAAAAGATTCGCATATTTATCCAGCCTGAAGCTACACCAGAAAATGCACAGTGGGGAGCGGCCATTCACCTGCTCCGAGTGCGGGGAGCGGTTCATTACTTCGTCTACGCTGCAAATGCACCAGCGgattcacaccggggagaggccgttcacctgcaacGAGTGCGGGAAGGGGTTCACTCGTTCGTCCGAGCTGCTCTTGCACCAAGGAGTCCACACCGGGGAGAAGCCGTTCTGCTGCTCCGAGTGCGGGCAGAGATTTGCCCGGTCGTCCAGCATGAGGAGACACCAACAGGCACACACCGGCGAGAGACCCTTTGCTTGCACGGAGTGCGGGCAGAGATTTTTCCGGTCATCCTGCCTCCGAATACACCGGCGGATTCACACCGGGGAGAAGCCTTTCACCTGCACGCAGTGCGGGAAGGGGTTCACCCAGTTGTCCACCCTGCAGTCACACCAGCGGGTCCACCCTGGGGAGAGGAgcttcacctgctccgagtgcGGCAAAGGGTTCACTCGCTCCTCTGAGCTGCTCCTGCACCAGCGGATTCACACCggcgagaggccgttcacctgcagtGAGTGCGGGAAGAGATTCAGTCAGTCGTCCAACCTGCAGATGCACCAGCGGATTCACAACAGGGTgaagcccttcacctgctccgagtgcgggaagggattcactcGCTCCTCCCACCTGCAGTCGCACCAGTGGATTCACACCGGggtgaggcccttcacctgctcccagTGCGGGAAGAGCTTTGCCCACTTGTCCACTCTGCGGacacaccagcgcacccacaacgGGGAGAGGTCGTTCATCTGCTCCGAGTGCGGTAAAGGATTCACCTGCTCTTCCAGCCTGCGGAGCCATCAGCGAatccacaccggggagaggccgttcatctGCGCTGCCTGCGGGAGGAGATTCATTCAGTCGTCCAACCTGCGAACCCACCAACGAGTTCACACCGGGGAGAAACCGTTCACCTGCACcacgtgtgggaagggattcaatcGGTCATCCCACCTGTCACAACACCAGTGTACACAGACTGAGGGAAAAGATTAA